One window of Thalassovita mediterranea genomic DNA carries:
- a CDS encoding DUF1499 domain-containing protein, which produces MSDTTKKAGWRLTVAGAALGVSIFTVLWFAAAALGSKFGLWSWQFGLGTLVMQWGKWLTFLALGLSVIAMIVALIKAPRFQPGLLALAALLIALMVFFRLAGFGAQAASLPPIHDVQTDWSEPIALSESLIAQRRSDGALNEVQDDPTIDESADGRWPGMGGRRVAEVQEEAERERTVDGETVEPAYDRPIEPVYFDQSPGEIASYALQIAESRGWDIFSRPETGQDVERTTLEATETSTWFGFKDDVAIRIRAVEGATRVDMRSISRVGLSDLGMNARRVSTFMDELESRADGRRQP; this is translated from the coding sequence ATGAGCGATACGACGAAAAAGGCTGGATGGCGTTTGACCGTGGCGGGCGCCGCGCTCGGCGTGTCGATCTTTACGGTGCTCTGGTTTGCCGCTGCAGCGCTTGGCTCGAAGTTCGGGCTCTGGAGCTGGCAGTTCGGCCTCGGCACTCTGGTCATGCAGTGGGGCAAGTGGCTGACCTTCCTGGCGCTTGGCCTCTCGGTTATCGCAATGATTGTCGCTTTGATCAAAGCGCCGCGCTTCCAGCCCGGCTTGCTCGCGCTGGCGGCCCTCCTCATTGCGCTAATGGTCTTCTTCCGGCTCGCAGGGTTTGGGGCGCAGGCCGCATCGCTTCCGCCGATCCATGACGTCCAGACCGACTGGTCAGAGCCGATTGCGCTTTCTGAATCGCTCATTGCCCAGCGCCGCAGCGACGGCGCGCTCAATGAAGTTCAGGATGATCCGACCATTGATGAGAGCGCTGATGGCCGCTGGCCGGGCATGGGCGGGCGCCGCGTCGCCGAAGTGCAGGAAGAAGCCGAGCGCGAACGCACCGTGGACGGTGAGACGGTTGAGCCTGCTTACGACCGTCCGATTGAACCGGTCTATTTCGATCAGTCGCCGGGTGAGATCGCCTCCTACGCGCTCCAGATCGCTGAAAGCCGCGGCTGGGACATCTTCTCGCGTCCGGAAACCGGTCAGGATGTCGAACGCACCACGCTTGAGGCCACCGAAACCTCGACCTGGTTCGGCTTCAAGGATGACGTCGCCATCCGCATCCGTGCTGTTGAAGGGGCAACCCGCGTCGACATGCGCTCCATCAGCCGCGTGGGCCTTTCCGACCTCGGCATGAACGCGCGCCGCGTCTCCACCTTCATGGACGAACTGGAATCACGCGCAGACGGCCGCCGCCAGCCTTAG
- a CDS encoding DJ-1/PfpI family protein, whose protein sequence is MSELSPISVAFLVFPNVTQLDLTGPAQVLSRLGNTTVDLVWKTKDPVPTDAGFALLPTKTCADIESADILCVPGGFGTMDIIQDEETLGWVRKVGADASWITSVCTGSIVLGAAGLLKGYRATSHWASHDQLAFFGAEPVKQRVVFDRNRVTGGGVTSGIDFGLALAAKIRGEDHARFIQLSIEYDPQPPFDSGSPDKADAATLERYWGLVNKSAPGRSDKVKAIAKGLGF, encoded by the coding sequence ATGTCTGAGCTTTCACCAATCTCTGTCGCTTTTCTCGTCTTTCCGAACGTCACCCAGCTTGACCTGACAGGGCCTGCGCAGGTGCTCTCGCGGCTGGGCAACACGACCGTGGATCTTGTCTGGAAGACGAAAGACCCCGTGCCGACGGATGCGGGTTTTGCGTTGCTGCCGACCAAGACATGTGCCGATATTGAAAGCGCCGACATTCTCTGCGTCCCGGGCGGGTTTGGCACAATGGATATCATCCAGGACGAAGAGACGCTTGGCTGGGTGCGGAAGGTGGGCGCTGACGCAAGTTGGATCACCAGCGTCTGCACAGGTTCCATCGTGCTCGGCGCGGCGGGCCTCCTCAAAGGCTACCGCGCCACGAGCCATTGGGCATCGCATGATCAGCTCGCTTTCTTCGGCGCGGAGCCGGTGAAGCAGCGCGTCGTCTTCGACCGCAACCGGGTGACGGGCGGCGGGGTAACGTCCGGCATCGATTTTGGTCTCGCCCTCGCGGCAAAGATCAGAGGCGAAGACCACGCCAGATTCATCCAGCTTTCCATCGAGTATGACCCGCAGCCGCCTTTCGATAGCGGCTCACCTGACAAGGCTGATGCGGCGACGCTGGAGCGTTATTGGGGGCTGGTGAACAAGTCCGCACCCGGGCGAAGCGACAAGGTCAAAGCGATAGCGAAGGGGCTCGGCTTCTAG
- a CDS encoding MBL fold metallo-hydrolase, whose translation MGIPYIKDIDFEYGKVEQVSPLIRRVIANNPGPFTFVGTGVYIIGHGKVAVIDPGPDQSEHFDALKEILKNETITHVLVTHGHSDHSPLAKPLADWAGCLTYAKNSGVPTAKGELGSADDLGFMPDVQIGDGDVISGPGWTLDVIETPGHTCNHLCFGLREENACLTGDHIMGWSTTIVAPPDGNMGDYMRSLDKIEERNFDIMWPTHGSPIREDVNGFIQSYRNHRLDRESAIIKHLEAGETNIPKMVETMYADVDKRLHPAAALSVLGHMLKLVEEGRVETTDASPTVRSEFRWKALQQTS comes from the coding sequence TTGGGAATTCCATACATCAAAGATATCGACTTCGAATATGGCAAGGTCGAGCAGGTCAGCCCGCTCATCCGCCGGGTGATCGCGAACAATCCTGGCCCGTTCACCTTTGTCGGTACAGGCGTCTACATCATTGGCCACGGCAAGGTCGCGGTCATTGATCCGGGTCCTGACCAGTCCGAGCATTTCGACGCGCTGAAAGAAATCCTCAAGAACGAGACGATCACGCATGTGCTCGTCACGCATGGCCATTCAGACCATTCGCCACTGGCAAAGCCTCTGGCCGACTGGGCCGGCTGCCTGACCTATGCGAAGAATTCGGGCGTGCCGACCGCAAAAGGTGAGCTTGGCTCTGCCGACGATCTCGGCTTCATGCCGGACGTCCAGATCGGTGATGGCGACGTCATCTCCGGCCCCGGCTGGACGCTGGACGTGATCGAGACGCCCGGCCACACCTGCAACCATCTCTGCTTTGGCCTTCGCGAAGAGAATGCCTGCCTGACCGGCGATCACATCATGGGCTGGTCAACGACGATCGTGGCGCCGCCGGATGGCAATATGGGCGACTATATGCGCTCGCTCGACAAGATCGAGGAGCGCAATTTCGACATCATGTGGCCCACGCATGGCTCGCCGATCCGCGAGGATGTGAACGGCTTTATCCAGTCCTATCGCAATCACCGTCTCGACCGGGAATCGGCCATCATCAAGCATCTCGAAGCGGGTGAAACCAACATCCCGAAAATGGTCGAGACCATGTATGCCGACGTCGACAAACGCCTGCACCCGGCCGCTGCCCTTTCCGTCCTCGGCCATATGCTGAAGCTCGTCGAGGAAGGCCGCGTAGAGACCACCGATGCCAGTCCGACGGTGCGTTCCGAGTTCCGCTGGAAGGCGCTGCAACAGACGTCGTAG
- a CDS encoding TIGR01244 family phosphatase, translating into MADIRNVTDSFSVAPQISEDDVDAIAKAGFKTIIANRPDGEGGVDQPRMGTIRARAEELGLTFVALPFSGAPTPEIIERMNSILAEAPAPALAYCRTGTRSITAWALSHGGQGQSDEIIEAGAAAGYDLSGLKPLL; encoded by the coding sequence ATGGCCGATATCCGAAACGTGACAGACAGTTTTTCTGTCGCGCCGCAAATTTCCGAAGACGATGTAGACGCCATCGCAAAGGCTGGTTTCAAGACCATCATTGCCAACCGGCCCGATGGTGAAGGCGGCGTTGACCAGCCGCGCATGGGCACGATCCGCGCCCGCGCAGAAGAGCTTGGCCTGACCTTTGTCGCCTTGCCTTTCTCAGGCGCTCCGACACCAGAGATCATCGAGCGCATGAACTCGATTCTCGCAGAGGCCCCTGCCCCCGCACTTGCCTATTGCCGCACAGGTACACGCTCGATCACGGCCTGGGCGCTCAGCCATGGCGGCCAGGGCCAGTCGGATGAGATCATCGAGGCTGGCGCAGCTGCTGGCTATGACCTCTCCGGTCTCAAGCCCCTGCTCTAG
- a CDS encoding ABC transporter permease subunit: MTGRKDPVEQALAGGRSLWDDAKRRLFNNKAAVISMWVLGVMIFLAAFGPMLWVHDYSRISAQTELAPTFENWHLLGTDEQGRDLVARNLLGLRISLAVGMVATLVSLVIGVTWGAIAGYVGGRTDNLMMRFVDVLYAMPFIFFVILLLTVFGRNIILIFAAIGAVEWLTMSRIVRGQTLAIKGKEFIEAARAAGVSGPAIIRRHILPNVVGPVAVYVTLTIPVVIMAESFLSFLGLGVNEPLTSLGVLISNGAKEMQDKPWLLMAPAILMAVTLLCLNFIGDGLRDALDPKER; encoded by the coding sequence ATGACAGGCCGGAAGGATCCGGTCGAACAGGCTCTCGCTGGCGGTCGCTCGCTCTGGGATGATGCCAAGCGTCGCCTGTTCAACAACAAGGCGGCCGTGATCTCCATGTGGGTGCTCGGCGTGATGATCTTCCTCGCCGCCTTTGGCCCAATGCTGTGGGTGCACGACTATAGCCGCATCTCGGCGCAGACAGAGCTCGCCCCGACTTTCGAGAACTGGCACCTGCTCGGCACCGATGAGCAGGGCCGCGACCTTGTCGCGCGCAACCTGCTCGGCCTTCGCATTTCGCTGGCCGTGGGCATGGTCGCAACGCTCGTCTCGCTGGTCATCGGCGTCACCTGGGGCGCAATTGCCGGCTATGTTGGCGGGCGCACCGACAATCTCATGATGCGGTTCGTGGACGTGCTTTATGCCATGCCGTTCATCTTCTTCGTGATCCTGCTGCTGACCGTTTTTGGCCGCAACATCATCCTGATCTTCGCTGCCATCGGCGCTGTGGAGTGGCTCACCATGAGCCGGATCGTGCGTGGCCAGACCCTCGCCATCAAGGGCAAGGAATTCATCGAGGCCGCCCGCGCTGCAGGCGTTTCTGGCCCGGCCATTATCCGCCGCCATATCCTGCCAAACGTGGTTGGTCCGGTCGCCGTCTATGTGACGCTGACCATCCCGGTCGTCATCATGGCAGAGAGCTTCCTCTCTTTCCTCGGTCTTGGCGTGAATGAGCCGCTGACCTCGCTCGGCGTGCTGATCTCAAACGGCGCAAAGGAAATGCAGGACAAGCCTTGGCTGCTCATGGCGCCTGCCATCCTGATGGCGGTGACGCTGCTCTGCCTCAACTTCATCGGCGATGGCCTGCGCGACGCGCTCGACCCGAAAGAGCGCTAG
- a CDS encoding thioesterase family protein, giving the protein MPAKFALKPNAMTDAPFIDLKSTHNPYRWYLPVEERYCVGPPGKKFLFGGVGLGIAITALERTTGRPCIWATAQYLSFANPPDVLDVDVRSPVVGKNITQARVLGHIKDREIFTVNAAVGERESEHSQQWQTKPDVARPEDCPPMPRFDKHNVDLHHYLDMRVAQGRYSPDRAIEGGSSKDGRVVLWGRSKTGHPIDSAMLAIINDFVPSGTSHALGLPAGANSLDNTLRIHQIVKTEWVCCDIQIEGVHNGFVHGRVAMFADDGTLMATGSQSGIIRFFDPEAFKARFEKS; this is encoded by the coding sequence ATGCCAGCAAAATTTGCGCTAAAGCCCAACGCCATGACAGACGCGCCCTTCATTGATCTCAAATCGACTCACAATCCCTATCGCTGGTACCTGCCGGTTGAGGAGCGCTATTGCGTCGGCCCGCCCGGCAAGAAATTCCTGTTTGGCGGCGTCGGCCTCGGTATCGCGATTACGGCGCTGGAGCGCACGACAGGGCGCCCCTGCATCTGGGCGACAGCGCAGTACCTCTCTTTTGCCAATCCGCCGGATGTGCTCGACGTCGATGTCCGCTCGCCCGTGGTCGGCAAGAACATCACCCAGGCGCGTGTTCTCGGCCATATCAAGGACCGCGAGATCTTTACGGTGAACGCCGCCGTGGGTGAGCGCGAGTCCGAACATTCCCAGCAATGGCAGACCAAGCCCGACGTCGCGCGGCCAGAGGACTGCCCGCCCATGCCGCGCTTCGACAAGCACAATGTCGACTTGCACCATTATCTCGACATGCGCGTTGCGCAGGGGCGTTACTCACCGGACCGCGCTATCGAAGGGGGCAGCAGCAAGGATGGCCGCGTCGTCCTTTGGGGCCGATCGAAGACGGGTCATCCGATCGATTCGGCCATGCTCGCCATCATCAATGACTTCGTCCCCTCAGGCACCAGCCATGCGCTCGGCCTGCCTGCTGGCGCGAACTCGCTCGACAATACGCTGCGCATTCATCAGATCGTTAAGACTGAATGGGTCTGCTGCGACATCCAGATTGAGGGCGTGCACAATGGCTTTGTGCATGGACGCGTCGCCATGTTCGCCGACGATGGCACGCTGATGGCCACCGGAAGCCAGTCCGGCATCATCCGCTTCTTCGACCCTGAGGCGTTCAAGGCACGGTTCGAAAAGTCCTGA
- a CDS encoding potassium transporter KtrB, whose product MPTETSGRKQRSFLSNLWRGTRLAMLRTNPAKLLVVGYAGYMLAGWLLLSLPFAHEGTVEAIDNFFIAVSAVSTTGLVTVDPGSNYSFFGELIILLLIQVGGVGYMTIGSFAVMATAHKLSPLREKMTRAAFALPKDLKPGHFILTVVIFTLVCEAIGALALYFIFAGAGQDDAIWSAIFHAVSAFCTAGFSLNPNSFEAYSGNVGLNVVISVLSLLGAMGFLVIHDVWRNFTSAAFHLGFTTKVILRITGAFLFIGTLVLFVADPGIAALQPTERLLAAFFQTMTATTTVGFNTVPIGALSMSVLMVLFVLMAVGASPSGTGGGLKTTTFAALLAIMRSTLKQRSRVRFFKRPIAASRLQAAGASAVYFIVLLAVAVFLLGLTDPQFTFDRVVFEVISALGTVGLSMGITGDLSSLGKLIIIVLMTAGRVGILTFGIAIAMHDETRAEEEDNELLI is encoded by the coding sequence ATGCCAACAGAAACGTCCGGTCGCAAACAACGATCGTTTCTGAGCAATTTGTGGCGGGGCACGCGCCTTGCCATGCTCCGCACCAATCCCGCCAAGCTTCTTGTCGTTGGTTATGCTGGCTACATGCTGGCCGGCTGGCTGCTGCTTTCGCTTCCTTTCGCGCATGAGGGAACGGTCGAGGCGATCGACAATTTCTTCATCGCCGTTTCAGCGGTCTCGACGACGGGTCTCGTCACGGTGGACCCCGGCTCGAATTACAGCTTCTTCGGCGAATTGATCATCCTCCTCCTGATCCAGGTGGGCGGCGTCGGATACATGACGATCGGGTCTTTCGCGGTCATGGCGACGGCGCACAAGCTCTCGCCGCTTCGCGAGAAGATGACCCGTGCCGCCTTCGCACTCCCGAAGGATCTGAAGCCCGGCCATTTCATTCTCACAGTCGTGATCTTCACGCTGGTCTGCGAAGCGATCGGCGCGCTGGCGCTCTATTTCATCTTCGCGGGGGCAGGTCAGGACGACGCCATCTGGAGCGCCATTTTCCATGCTGTTTCTGCGTTCTGTACGGCCGGCTTCAGCCTCAACCCGAACAGTTTCGAGGCCTATAGCGGTAATGTGGGGCTGAACGTCGTCATATCGGTGCTCAGCTTGCTTGGCGCGATGGGCTTTCTGGTCATCCATGACGTCTGGCGCAATTTCACGTCGGCAGCCTTCCATCTCGGTTTCACCACGAAGGTGATCCTTCGCATTACCGGGGCCTTTCTGTTCATAGGCACGCTCGTCCTGTTCGTGGCCGACCCGGGCATCGCAGCCCTGCAGCCGACAGAGCGTCTGCTCGCGGCTTTCTTCCAGACGATGACGGCAACCACGACAGTCGGCTTCAACACGGTGCCGATCGGTGCACTTTCCATGTCCGTGCTGATGGTTCTGTTTGTACTGATGGCAGTTGGTGCATCGCCTTCGGGGACAGGGGGCGGTTTGAAGACGACCACTTTCGCTGCCTTGCTGGCGATCATGCGCTCCACGCTGAAACAGCGCAGCCGCGTACGCTTCTTCAAACGTCCAATCGCGGCGTCACGCCTTCAGGCAGCTGGCGCTTCGGCGGTCTACTTCATCGTGCTTCTGGCCGTCGCGGTCTTTCTGCTCGGTCTCACGGATCCGCAATTCACCTTCGACCGCGTTGTGTTCGAGGTCATTTCGGCACTCGGCACGGTTGGCCTCTCCATGGGCATAACGGGTGATCTGTCTTCGCTCGGAAAGCTCATCATAATTGTCCTTATGACAGCGGGCCGCGTTGGCATCCTGACATTCGGTATCGCCATCGCCATGCATGATGAGACGCGGGCTGAAGAAGAGGACAATGAACTTCTCATCTAG
- the hisS gene encoding histidine--tRNA ligase, with protein MAKKKQDADAQKSGKDLARKPRGFPDRREALIHAQAEMIDRVTSVYRRWGFEALDTGAWEYADALGKFLPDDDRPNAGVFSMQDDDEQWISLRYDLTAPLARFAAENWQTLPKPFRRYAAGPVWRNEKPGPGRFREFLQCDADTVGAAGAHADAEMVAMAAEAMRAAGAGDGEFAVRVNTRRLLNAVLDGVGANSDTARLTILRALDKLDRLGEDGVKLLLGPGREDESGDFTKGAGLGTSEIDRVMAFAKAGRPTRGETLEALGRAVGTGEEAEAGLAELTAIARGLEAFNCPDTDVLFDPSVVRGLEYYTGPVFEAELLRETVDEGGNTVRIGSVGGGGRYDDLVARFTGEKVPATGFSVGISRLATAFAISGEIETLNGPVVIVNMNRDDPTEALKLATELRAAGIRAEAYMGSSGMRPQMKYADRRGAPVAVMVGEDEIAKGVVTIKDLKEGAKQAAAIKSNEEYREARPGQFEAPRSEMVARIREIVEASE; from the coding sequence ATGGCCAAGAAGAAACAGGACGCCGACGCCCAGAAAAGCGGCAAGGACCTCGCGCGAAAGCCGCGCGGTTTTCCTGACCGCCGCGAGGCGCTGATCCATGCACAGGCCGAGATGATCGACCGCGTCACATCGGTCTATCGCCGCTGGGGGTTCGAGGCGCTTGATACCGGCGCATGGGAATATGCTGATGCCCTCGGCAAGTTCCTGCCTGACGATGACCGCCCGAATGCGGGTGTCTTCTCCATGCAGGATGATGACGAGCAGTGGATCTCGCTGCGCTATGACCTGACCGCGCCGCTTGCCCGTTTTGCCGCTGAGAACTGGCAGACCCTGCCAAAGCCATTCCGCCGCTATGCGGCCGGTCCCGTCTGGCGCAATGAAAAGCCGGGCCCTGGCCGCTTCCGTGAATTCCTGCAATGCGACGCCGATACGGTTGGCGCGGCAGGCGCGCATGCGGATGCTGAAATGGTCGCCATGGCGGCTGAGGCGATGCGTGCGGCGGGCGCAGGCGACGGCGAGTTTGCTGTTCGCGTGAATACGCGTCGCCTGCTCAATGCGGTCCTCGATGGCGTCGGGGCCAATAGCGACACGGCCCGCCTCACAATCCTCCGCGCACTCGACAAGCTGGACCGGCTTGGCGAAGACGGTGTCAAGCTCCTCCTCGGCCCGGGCCGCGAAGACGAAAGCGGCGACTTCACCAAGGGCGCAGGGCTTGGCACGTCAGAGATTGACCGCGTGATGGCATTCGCAAAAGCGGGTCGCCCGACACGCGGCGAAACGCTTGAAGCGCTTGGCCGCGCCGTGGGGACCGGCGAAGAGGCTGAGGCTGGCCTTGCCGAACTCACCGCCATCGCACGCGGGCTCGAAGCCTTCAATTGTCCGGATACGGATGTCCTGTTCGACCCGTCCGTCGTGCGCGGCCTTGAATACTATACCGGCCCTGTCTTCGAGGCTGAGCTGCTGCGTGAGACGGTCGATGAGGGTGGCAACACCGTCCGCATCGGCTCCGTTGGCGGCGGTGGACGCTACGATGATCTCGTCGCCCGCTTTACAGGTGAGAAAGTGCCTGCGACGGGCTTCTCGGTCGGCATCTCACGCCTCGCGACAGCTTTTGCCATCTCTGGGGAGATCGAGACGCTGAACGGCCCGGTCGTCATCGTCAACATGAACCGGGACGATCCGACTGAAGCGCTGAAACTCGCGACGGAGCTTCGCGCCGCCGGTATCCGCGCTGAGGCCTATATGGGCAGCTCCGGCATGCGGCCTCAGATGAAATATGCTGACCGTCGCGGCGCGCCCGTCGCTGTCATGGTCGGTGAGGATGAGATCGCCAAGGGCGTCGTCACCATCAAGGACCTGAAAGAGGGCGCCAAACAGGCCGCCGCGATCAAGTCCAATGAGGAATACCGCGAAGCCCGCCCCGGCCAGTTCGAAGCCCCGCGCAGCGAAATGGTCGCCCGCATCCGCGAAATCGTGGAGGCGTCCGAATGA
- a CDS encoding ATP phosphoribosyltransferase regulatory subunit, producing MSTPADIFSRLGGDIVDPPIVMPASQPLELSGEAVRARLCVFVNELGEECALRPDLTLPVALAQAEEGVGGETVKRYAARAFRLPAVAGDALEFTQVGFERYGAPSNADTDAETFALVCEAAGTAGVTACEARMGDLAVFPAFVDALGLAPGLADALKRAFRQAGGVSALLNSGGSQPVHGLAARLKGARPKEAKAIVADIFALAGIQPQGHRTLDEIVEGLLAQAADAEHGAAPDTARQTLEAVMAVNCPPAQAADKLLAISRQAGLEGLDPVLDRLQTRTDRMSALAPAFMTDARFGTPFGRRFNYYDGFLFELFHPGQADGRRPFGAGGRYDTLLARLSGGKVEATGIGGVVRPDRLTKGATA from the coding sequence ATGAGTACGCCAGCTGACATTTTCTCCCGCCTCGGCGGCGATATCGTCGATCCGCCCATTGTCATGCCGGCCAGCCAGCCGCTGGAGCTTTCGGGCGAAGCGGTTCGCGCGCGCCTCTGCGTCTTCGTGAATGAACTCGGCGAAGAATGTGCGCTCCGCCCCGACCTCACCCTCCCTGTCGCACTGGCGCAGGCCGAAGAGGGCGTGGGCGGCGAGACGGTCAAACGCTATGCAGCGCGGGCCTTCCGCCTGCCAGCTGTCGCGGGCGATGCACTGGAGTTTACGCAGGTCGGGTTTGAGCGCTATGGCGCGCCGTCCAATGCCGACACCGATGCCGAAACCTTCGCCCTCGTCTGCGAAGCCGCGGGTACCGCTGGCGTCACCGCTTGCGAAGCACGCATGGGTGACCTCGCCGTCTTCCCGGCTTTCGTCGATGCACTCGGCCTCGCGCCGGGTCTGGCCGACGCGCTGAAGCGGGCTTTCCGTCAGGCAGGCGGTGTCTCCGCGCTCCTGAACTCTGGAGGCTCTCAGCCGGTCCACGGCCTCGCCGCCCGCCTCAAGGGCGCGCGCCCGAAGGAGGCGAAAGCCATTGTCGCCGACATCTTCGCGCTTGCTGGCATACAGCCTCAGGGCCACCGCACCCTTGATGAGATTGTCGAAGGCCTTCTGGCGCAGGCCGCTGACGCCGAGCATGGCGCGGCGCCTGACACAGCGCGCCAGACGCTCGAAGCCGTCATGGCTGTGAACTGCCCGCCCGCGCAGGCGGCAGACAAGCTGCTGGCCATTTCCCGTCAGGCAGGCCTTGAAGGCCTCGACCCGGTCCTCGACCGGCTGCAGACGCGGACCGACCGCATGAGCGCGCTTGCGCCCGCTTTCATGACCGATGCGCGCTTCGGCACGCCATTCGGCCGCCGTTTCAACTATTATGATGGCTTCCTGTTTGAGCTGTTTCATCCGGGGCAAGCCGATGGCCGCCGCCCATTCGGGGCAGGGGGGCGCTATGACACGCTGCTGGCGCGCCTCTCGGGCGGCAAGGTCGAAGCGACCGGCATTGGCGGCGTCGTCCGCCCGGATCGCCTGACAAAAGGAGCCACCGCATGA
- the hisG gene encoding ATP phosphoribosyltransferase, protein MTRLKLAIPSKGRLKDNAENWLARAGFKLRQSGGDRGYTAELKGLPEADVLLLSAREIAQGLIDGSFHIGVTGEDLLNDLSADLARDASVIKRLEFGGADVVVAVPSAWLDVNTMADLEAAGARFRQRHGRRMKVATKYLRLTRNYFAQKSVGEYRLVESAGATEAAPASGQAEVIVDITSTGTTLRANSLKVLDDGVILKSRAALAGSLRADWSGGAKDVLQKLLASIEAVESADATSLLVVGGRVEESLRAELGLTEVSANSFLSPSEKAVENARKLTESGVNSVSILKSDFIFSQATPSYEAFIAQFSTRA, encoded by the coding sequence ATGACCCGGCTCAAACTCGCTATCCCGTCCAAGGGACGCCTCAAGGACAATGCAGAGAACTGGCTTGCCCGCGCTGGCTTCAAACTGCGCCAGTCCGGTGGTGACCGCGGCTATACCGCAGAGCTGAAAGGCCTGCCCGAGGCCGACGTGCTGCTCCTCTCTGCGCGTGAAATCGCGCAGGGCCTGATCGATGGCTCTTTCCATATAGGTGTGACTGGTGAGGATCTGCTCAATGACCTCTCGGCTGACCTTGCCCGCGACGCATCCGTCATCAAGCGGCTCGAATTCGGCGGGGCCGACGTGGTCGTCGCCGTGCCTTCGGCCTGGCTCGACGTGAACACGATGGCCGACCTCGAAGCTGCTGGTGCCCGTTTCCGACAGCGTCATGGCCGCCGCATGAAAGTCGCCACAAAGTATCTTCGCCTCACGCGAAACTATTTCGCGCAGAAGTCCGTCGGTGAGTATCGCCTCGTCGAAAGCGCGGGCGCGACAGAGGCCGCCCCGGCCTCCGGCCAGGCCGAAGTCATCGTCGACATTACGTCGACCGGCACGACGCTCCGCGCCAATAGTCTCAAGGTTCTCGATGATGGCGTGATCCTGAAAAGCCGCGCTGCCCTCGCTGGCTCGCTTCGCGCCGACTGGTCGGGCGGGGCGAAAGACGTTCTTCAGAAACTGCTCGCCTCGATCGAAGCGGTCGAATCGGCAGACGCGACCAGCCTCCTCGTCGTTGGCGGAAGGGTCGAAGAATCACTGCGCGCCGAGCTTGGCCTCACAGAGGTCTCGGCCAATTCCTTCCTCAGCCCATCCGAGAAAGCGGTGGAAAATGCCCGGAAACTCACTGAATCCGGCGTTAATTCTGTCTCGATCCTGAAGTCGGACTTCATTTTTTCCCAGGCGACGCCCTCCTATGAGGCATTCATTGCCCAATTTTCGACACGTGCTTGA